In Flavobacterium sp. N1736, the following are encoded in one genomic region:
- a CDS encoding SusC/RagA family TonB-linked outer membrane protein has protein sequence MKNFIFSFLALLLLPAYMSGQAIKGKVVDSSGMGVPGAVISAPTSRTSADADFDGNFTINAKEGEIIKISMLGFDAVSVPATTTPMTVTLKESGDTALKEVVVIGYGTRKKIDNTSAVSSIKSEEITKMKVANASQAIQGKAAGVQVSTSDAPGSTPSVVIRGAGTALGGRNPLYVVDGMPTENINNINTNDITSYEILKDASSLAIYGTRGANGVIMITTKSGKGKMNVEVESFAGVRTPLKTVKMANSEEYVRYSNAAFSNDFPQGRFSANQPYNTDWLDEITRTGSYTQNNIAISGSSENVKYFFSVGNYEEKGILNGSDYGRTTIRSNNEFKLSDKVRISQNLSVSTIKNTPMPLSAFTNAYRQAPIVPVRYADGKYGVPFVSNGIVAETGASFNNVGNPAPQLDYTNEQQQSVILQGGLKLDYDIIKSLKFTSQFNGEFYTYKQYNYVDNTALWLSVDPTRTEADYPTSLNINTLTRGRDQYFNWNLSNYFTYNKVFAEIHDVEVTAGIEANVQGTREKLTIDRKNVNPNSNYWSLKDVNVASSVTGYKDEALNQRRLASYFARFQYKLLDKYLFTGTVRRDGSSQFAEDKRWGTFPSVGLGWIISKESFLSNVEPINLLKLRGSWGRLGNQNVPLNTQVFTSGLDYPDLGPGTTINSQVDPNLSWEIVEELSGGFDFELLNNRLKGSFDLYDKKTTNTILNVTPYSTSGITLATPAHVGEVSNKGYEIALRWDDKINDNLSYWVGGNFSHNKNELTSLKNVKLSPIIGGSLGNGQNTKILDNTSVGHPLGSYFMYEYAGIDPTNGQMLYYKANGTKVVQTALDELEDKKYAGSLLPSSTYGVTLGLNYKNIDFSVDGYGTGGAKVYNGKKAQRFGGENIEASLANDFWTPTNTTASNPAPSNVTPFASTYYLESADFFRINNITLGYKLPLKEDQFISFCRIYVNAINPFISQKFSGFSPDVTSDGKLVEGTQGVELDAYPSLRSFVVGVNLKF, from the coding sequence ATGAAAAATTTTATTTTTAGCTTTTTAGCACTCTTGCTGCTTCCGGCTTATATGTCTGGACAAGCAATTAAAGGAAAAGTAGTAGACAGTAGTGGAATGGGAGTACCTGGAGCTGTTATTAGTGCTCCAACTTCAAGAACTTCTGCTGATGCTGATTTTGATGGAAATTTTACAATAAACGCCAAAGAGGGTGAGATTATAAAAATCTCAATGTTGGGTTTTGATGCTGTCTCTGTGCCGGCAACAACAACACCAATGACAGTTACATTAAAAGAATCTGGTGATACAGCACTAAAAGAAGTAGTTGTAATTGGTTACGGAACCAGAAAGAAAATTGATAATACTTCGGCTGTAAGCTCAATTAAGTCTGAAGAAATTACTAAAATGAAAGTTGCTAATGCTTCGCAAGCCATACAAGGTAAAGCAGCGGGTGTTCAGGTATCAACTTCAGATGCTCCGGGAAGCACGCCTTCAGTTGTAATTAGAGGAGCCGGTACGGCATTAGGAGGAAGAAATCCTCTTTATGTTGTAGATGGTATGCCTACAGAAAACATCAATAACATTAATACTAATGATATAACATCTTATGAGATTTTAAAAGATGCTTCTTCCTTAGCTATTTATGGTACCAGAGGTGCAAATGGTGTAATCATGATTACAACTAAATCCGGAAAAGGAAAAATGAATGTAGAGGTTGAAAGCTTTGCAGGTGTTAGAACTCCTTTGAAAACAGTTAAAATGGCAAATAGCGAAGAATATGTTCGTTATAGTAATGCTGCTTTTAGTAATGATTTTCCACAAGGAAGATTCTCTGCTAATCAACCTTATAATACTGATTGGCTGGACGAGATCACAAGAACAGGATCTTATACTCAAAACAATATCGCAATCTCAGGATCTTCAGAAAATGTAAAATATTTTTTTAGTGTTGGAAATTACGAAGAAAAAGGAATCCTGAATGGATCTGATTACGGACGTACTACTATTAGAAGTAATAACGAGTTTAAGCTTTCAGATAAAGTTAGAATAAGCCAAAATTTAAGTGTAAGTACTATAAAAAACACACCAATGCCTTTGAGCGCATTTACTAATGCTTACAGACAAGCCCCAATTGTTCCTGTACGTTATGCCGATGGAAAATATGGTGTACCATTTGTTTCAAATGGAATTGTAGCTGAAACAGGAGCATCCTTTAACAATGTTGGAAATCCTGCTCCTCAATTAGATTATACTAATGAGCAGCAGCAAAGTGTTATTTTACAGGGAGGTTTGAAATTAGATTATGATATAATTAAATCATTAAAATTTACATCACAATTTAATGGTGAGTTTTATACTTACAAACAGTATAATTATGTTGATAATACAGCACTTTGGCTATCGGTAGACCCTACTCGTACAGAAGCAGATTATCCAACAAGTTTGAATATAAATACGTTAACCAGAGGTAGAGACCAATACTTCAATTGGAATTTATCTAACTATTTTACTTATAATAAAGTTTTTGCAGAAATTCACGACGTTGAAGTTACCGCAGGTATTGAGGCTAATGTTCAAGGAACGAGAGAGAAGTTAACGATTGATAGAAAAAATGTAAATCCAAATTCTAATTATTGGTCTTTAAAAGATGTAAATGTTGCAAGCTCTGTAACTGGTTATAAAGATGAAGCTTTGAATCAAAGAAGATTAGCATCTTATTTTGCACGTTTTCAATACAAATTGCTGGATAAATACTTGTTTACCGGAACAGTAAGACGTGATGGATCATCACAATTTGCTGAAGATAAACGTTGGGGAACATTCCCGTCAGTTGGTTTGGGTTGGATTATATCGAAAGAAAGCTTTTTAAGTAATGTTGAGCCAATTAATTTGTTAAAACTAAGAGGTTCTTGGGGTAGATTAGGAAATCAAAATGTACCGCTTAATACTCAGGTATTTACTTCTGGATTAGATTATCCGGATCTTGGTCCCGGTACCACAATTAATTCTCAGGTAGATCCTAATTTATCATGGGAAATTGTCGAGGAACTTTCAGGAGGTTTTGATTTTGAATTATTGAATAACAGATTAAAAGGGTCTTTTGATTTGTATGATAAAAAAACAACAAATACAATTTTAAATGTTACCCCGTATTCAACTTCAGGAATTACATTAGCGACACCGGCACATGTTGGAGAAGTTTCTAATAAAGGATATGAAATCGCGTTACGTTGGGATGATAAAATAAATGACAATTTAAGCTACTGGGTTGGAGGTAATTTTTCTCATAATAAAAATGAACTTACAAGCCTTAAAAATGTTAAACTATCTCCGATAATTGGAGGAAGTTTAGGAAACGGTCAAAATACCAAAATTCTTGATAATACTTCAGTAGGACATCCTTTAGGCAGTTATTTTATGTATGAATATGCAGGTATTGACCCAACAAATGGCCAAATGCTGTACTATAAAGCAAATGGAACAAAAGTTGTTCAAACAGCTTTAGATGAACTTGAAGACAAGAAATATGCAGGTTCACTTTTACCATCTTCTACTTACGGGGTTACTTTAGGATTAAATTATAAAAATATTGATTTTTCTGTTGACGGGTATGGAACAGGAGGAGCAAAAGTATATAATGGGAAGAAAGCACAAAGATTTGGAGGAGAAAACATAGAAGCATCTTTAGCTAATGATTTTTGGACACCTACAAATACAACAGCTTCTAATCCTGCACCTTCAAACGTGACACCATTTGCTTCAACTTATTATCTTGAATCAGCAGATTTCTTTAGAATCAATAACATTACTTTAGGGTATAAATTACCTCTTAAAGAAGATCAGTTTATTAGCTTTTGCCGAATATATGTAAACGCAATCAATCCGTTTATTTCTCAAAAATTCTCAGGATTTTCACCAGACGTTACAAGTGATGGTAAACTTGTTGAAGGCACTCAGGGGGTTGAGCTAGATGCTTACCCGTCATTGAGATCATTTGTTGTAGGTGTTAATTTAAAATTTTAA
- a CDS encoding prolyl oligopeptidase family serine peptidase has product MLLFSAMCFAQKETNGKIKTVIVANYELGYALHKPANTKEKKPLIVFISGDGEKGTDIEKVKIHGPLKYIKTHALDAYVLAPQCKEDEKWSIESIYELILKIQKENKIDPDRIYVTGLSSGGWAAWNLALSYPEKFAAIVPISGFVDLIEQENACKIAAIPTRIYHGLLDDVVKVDYAISIYKELKKCNAKDVQLTIFDDAGHDSWTRVYDNPEIYDWMLKQIKTNTNK; this is encoded by the coding sequence ATGCTTCTTTTTTCTGCGATGTGTTTTGCACAAAAAGAGACAAACGGAAAAATAAAAACAGTAATTGTAGCCAATTATGAATTAGGTTACGCTTTACATAAACCGGCTAATACAAAAGAGAAAAAGCCATTAATAGTTTTTATTTCCGGCGATGGAGAAAAAGGAACTGATATTGAAAAAGTAAAAATTCACGGACCTTTAAAATATATAAAAACGCATGCATTAGATGCTTATGTTTTAGCTCCGCAATGTAAAGAAGATGAAAAATGGAGCATTGAATCTATATATGAATTGATTTTAAAAATTCAGAAAGAGAACAAAATAGATCCTGACAGAATATATGTTACAGGTTTGAGTTCCGGAGGATGGGCAGCGTGGAATTTAGCGCTTTCATATCCTGAAAAGTTTGCTGCAATCGTGCCAATTTCCGGTTTTGTTGATTTGATAGAACAGGAAAACGCCTGTAAAATTGCCGCTATTCCAACCAGAATTTATCACGGATTATTAGACGATGTGGTAAAAGTAGATTATGCAATTTCGATTTACAAAGAATTGAAAAAATGCAATGCCAAAGATGTTCAATTGACCATTTTTGATGACGCAGGTCACGATAGCTGGACAAGAGTTTATGACAATCCTGAAATTTATGACTGGATGCTTAAACAGATTAAAACAAATACAAATAAATAA